A stretch of the Thermus thermophilus genome encodes the following:
- a CDS encoding MFS transporter, whose amino-acid sequence MLALALLKDPGYRSYWLALFASQMGTWMQAAAQGWLVLLLTGSAERLGLVVALQFLPSLLFSLPAGVLADRYPKRDLLRFTQGGMTLLALAMAFLVYTGWVRYGHVLLFAFLYGALNAMDQPVRQSFTVELAGKERYPGAIALNSFGFNTSRLVGPAVAGFLIAFYGVGAAYLANALSFLPILWVLSRLPKGEGNGAVQGRWWTEALEGIRFVLGHPVVRRVVGLVLFATLLGMNFQTLVPAYARLVLGLSATGYGFLLSSVGVGAILAALVMAFTGRPRPWRLVLGLFALALAHLGLALKLPGLVPLFLAVGGFGMISVLINANTLVQLSVPDRLRGRVMAVYSLVMLGTGPLGAYLTGFLFEALGGRRAALVLGLALLAVGAFHLLRPWPKDASPRA is encoded by the coding sequence GTGTTGGCGCTTGCCCTCCTCAAAGACCCCGGGTACCGGAGCTACTGGCTCGCCCTCTTCGCCTCCCAGATGGGCACCTGGATGCAGGCCGCGGCCCAGGGCTGGCTCGTCCTGCTCCTTACGGGAAGCGCCGAGCGGCTCGGCCTCGTGGTGGCCCTCCAGTTTCTGCCCTCCCTCCTCTTTTCCCTGCCCGCCGGGGTCCTGGCGGACCGCTACCCCAAGCGGGACCTCCTCCGCTTCACCCAGGGGGGGATGACCCTCCTCGCCCTGGCCATGGCCTTCTTGGTCTACACGGGCTGGGTGCGGTACGGGCACGTCCTCCTCTTCGCCTTCCTCTACGGGGCCTTAAACGCCATGGACCAGCCCGTGCGCCAGAGCTTCACCGTGGAGCTCGCGGGGAAGGAGCGCTACCCCGGGGCCATCGCCTTGAACTCCTTCGGCTTCAACACGAGCCGCCTCGTGGGGCCCGCCGTCGCGGGCTTCCTCATCGCCTTCTACGGCGTGGGGGCCGCTTACCTCGCCAACGCCCTGTCCTTCCTGCCCATCCTCTGGGTGCTCTCCCGCCTGCCTAAAGGCGAGGGGAACGGGGCCGTCCAGGGACGCTGGTGGACGGAGGCCCTGGAGGGGATCCGGTTCGTCCTGGGGCATCCTGTGGTGCGGCGGGTGGTGGGCTTGGTCCTCTTCGCCACCCTTTTGGGCATGAACTTCCAGACCCTGGTGCCGGCCTACGCCCGCCTCGTCCTCGGGCTTTCCGCCACGGGGTACGGCTTCCTCCTCTCCAGCGTGGGCGTGGGGGCGATCCTCGCCGCCTTGGTCATGGCCTTCACCGGCAGGCCCAGGCCCTGGCGCCTCGTCCTCGGCCTCTTCGCCCTGGCCCTGGCCCACCTGGGCCTCGCCCTGAAGCTTCCCGGCCTCGTGCCCCTCTTCCTCGCCGTGGGGGGCTTCGGGATGATCTCCGTCCTCATCAACGCCAACACCCTGGTGCAGCTCTCCGTGCCCGATCGGCTTCGGGGCCGGGTCATGGCCGTCTACAGCCTGGTGATGCTGGGCACGGGACCCTTGGGCGCCTACCTCACGGGCTTCCTCTTTGAGGCCCTGGGGGGGCGGAGGGCGGCGCTCGTCCTGGGGCTTGCCCTCCTCGCCGTGGGGGCCTTCCACCTCCTCCGCCCCTGGCCTAAGGACGCCAGTCCTCGGGCCTAG
- a CDS encoding phosphotransferase, giving the protein MAVAALKALLPPERLKRLTPLGGFEARVYTDGERVYKVYRKEEAHLAALEARRMARAGFGGLVLAVIQGAEGGVLVTRRFPGKPFAPEAFTSKTLAALSHLFLALHRLPEPGKVTQEELLSRLERFAESLHDQPEALSLVQALKREVGLAAGVERRFCHRDAWAGNLLLKAPGAEGPEVFLVDWARAGGDDPARDLALLKTGSLDLLGEEAARVVLFRMARLYPKEVRERLAFYVPLTYLHDLHWFRTKEPQGFPQALEEKLPKALAFFRDFFPRRGAW; this is encoded by the coding sequence GTGGCCGTGGCCGCCCTCAAGGCCCTCCTCCCCCCCGAACGCCTAAAGCGCCTCACCCCCCTGGGCGGGTTTGAGGCCCGGGTCTACACGGACGGCGAACGGGTTTACAAGGTCTACCGCAAGGAGGAGGCCCACCTGGCGGCCCTCGAGGCCCGCCGCATGGCCCGGGCAGGCTTCGGGGGCCTGGTCCTCGCCGTGATCCAAGGAGCGGAGGGGGGCGTCCTCGTCACCCGCCGCTTCCCCGGGAAGCCCTTTGCCCCCGAGGCCTTCACCTCCAAAACCCTCGCCGCCCTCTCCCACCTCTTCCTCGCCCTCCACCGCCTGCCCGAGCCGGGGAAGGTCACCCAAGAGGAGCTCCTTTCCCGCCTGGAACGCTTCGCCGAAAGCCTCCACGACCAGCCGGAAGCCCTTTCCTTGGTCCAGGCCCTGAAGCGGGAGGTGGGCCTCGCCGCCGGGGTGGAACGCCGCTTCTGCCACCGGGACGCCTGGGCGGGAAACCTTCTCCTCAAAGCGCCGGGGGCGGAAGGCCCCGAGGTCTTCCTGGTGGACTGGGCCCGCGCCGGGGGGGACGACCCGGCGCGGGACCTCGCCCTCCTGAAGACGGGAAGCTTAGACCTCCTTGGGGAGGAGGCCGCCCGGGTCGTCCTCTTCCGCATGGCCCGCCTCTACCCCAAGGAGGTCCGGGAGCGCCTCGCCTTCTACGTCCCCCTCACCTACCTCCACGACCTCCACTGGTTCCGCACCAAGGAGCCGCAAGGCTTCCCCCAGGCCCTGGAGGAAAAGCTCCCCAAGGCCCTCGCCTTCTTCCGGGACTTCTTCCCCCGAAGGGGGGCGTGGTAG
- a CDS encoding TAXI family TRAP transporter solute-binding subunit, with product MQRSWLAVLLLGGLALAQKPNVVIATGGVGGVYFYYGTTLAELWNKAGVATAQAVQTAASIDNILLLETRTNPQGNTYYCATALPDSVYLAYTGQHERFKGRPAKNVRILFAMYPNYLHIVTRESAGIRVIQDLKGKRVSTGAPGSGTEVEALLVLEAAGLSPKGFAKQERLGAQESASALSEGNIDAFFWSGGLPTGSIVELAATLARKGDRIQLVPLPPQSTPVQVFQRRFPGVSAPGVIPKEVYGTRADTPTLSFWNFFICPASLPEEAAYALTKATFENLQTLRQAVAAAKDTTPENAVRFVGGAIPYHEGALRYFREVGALK from the coding sequence ATGCAGAGAAGCTGGCTTGCGGTTTTGCTCCTAGGCGGGCTCGCCCTGGCCCAGAAGCCCAACGTGGTCATCGCCACGGGCGGGGTGGGCGGGGTCTACTTCTACTACGGCACCACCCTGGCGGAGCTCTGGAACAAGGCGGGGGTGGCCACGGCCCAGGCGGTCCAGACGGCGGCCTCCATTGACAACATCCTCCTCCTGGAGACCCGGACCAACCCCCAGGGGAACACTTACTACTGCGCCACCGCCCTGCCGGACTCCGTCTACCTGGCCTACACGGGCCAACACGAGCGCTTCAAGGGCCGCCCCGCCAAGAACGTGCGCATCCTCTTCGCCATGTACCCCAACTACCTCCACATCGTCACCCGGGAGAGCGCCGGGATCCGGGTGATCCAGGACCTGAAAGGCAAGCGGGTCTCCACCGGGGCCCCGGGCTCCGGCACCGAGGTGGAGGCCCTTCTCGTCCTCGAGGCCGCGGGCCTTTCCCCCAAGGGCTTCGCCAAGCAGGAGCGCCTGGGGGCCCAGGAGAGCGCAAGCGCCCTCTCCGAGGGGAACATTGACGCCTTCTTCTGGTCCGGGGGGCTCCCCACGGGGTCCATCGTGGAGCTCGCCGCCACCCTCGCCCGCAAGGGGGACCGGATCCAGCTCGTCCCCCTTCCTCCCCAGAGCACCCCGGTCCAGGTCTTCCAGCGCCGCTTCCCCGGCGTCTCCGCCCCCGGGGTGATCCCCAAGGAGGTCTACGGCACCCGCGCCGACACCCCCACCCTCTCCTTCTGGAACTTCTTCATCTGCCCCGCCTCCTTGCCCGAGGAGGCGGCCTACGCCCTCACCAAGGCCACCTTTGAGAACCTCCAAACCCTCCGCCAAGCGGTGGCCGCGGCCAAGGACACCACCCCCGAAAACGCCGTGCGCTTCGTGGGCGGGGCCATCCCCTACCACGAAGGGGCCCTCCGCTACTTCCGCGAGGTGGGCGCCCTGAAGTGA
- a CDS encoding site-2 protease family protein → MFQHGIFLFRLAGIPVHLDLSFLLVLPLWALYIGRNLPHYFALLGLPEDPRLLQGPYPFLLGLLAATGLFLSVLLHEVGHALAARRYGVATRRITLWLLGGVAQMERIPREPVKELVIALAGPLVSLFLFLLFRALPWEAGALGFLGRYLALVNLGLALFNLLPALPLDGGRVYRALLALRKPYPQATRQAVALSQALAWALGLFGLLALNPLLVLIAFFVYMASRADAEATLLAQALEGLKVKDLMTQDPIALPPSLTVAELLERSLLHKVSGFPVVEEGRVLGVVGLEGLEGADPRAPVARYLQPPLFLSPEDTALSALERMAERGYARALVLEEGRLVGVLSKTDLLRAFQARLLGLSSLDRGPGPG, encoded by the coding sequence GTGTTCCAGCACGGGATCTTCCTCTTCCGCCTGGCGGGGATCCCCGTCCACCTGGACCTCTCCTTCCTCCTCGTCCTCCCCTTGTGGGCCCTGTACATCGGGCGGAACCTGCCCCACTACTTCGCCCTCCTCGGCCTCCCCGAGGACCCCCGCCTCCTCCAGGGCCCCTACCCCTTCCTCCTCGGCCTCCTCGCCGCCACGGGCCTCTTCCTCTCCGTCCTCCTCCACGAGGTCGGCCACGCCCTGGCGGCGAGGCGGTACGGGGTGGCGACGCGGCGCATCACCCTCTGGCTCCTGGGCGGCGTGGCCCAGATGGAAAGGATCCCCAGGGAGCCGGTGAAGGAGCTCGTCATCGCCTTGGCGGGGCCTCTGGTGAGCCTCTTCCTCTTCCTCCTCTTCCGGGCCCTCCCCTGGGAGGCGGGGGCCTTGGGCTTCCTCGGCCGCTACCTCGCCCTGGTGAACCTGGGCCTCGCCCTCTTCAACCTCCTCCCCGCCCTGCCCCTGGATGGCGGGAGGGTCTACCGGGCCCTCCTCGCCCTGAGGAAGCCTTACCCCCAGGCCACGCGCCAGGCCGTGGCCCTGAGCCAGGCCCTGGCCTGGGCCCTCGGCCTCTTCGGCCTCCTCGCCCTGAACCCCCTCCTCGTCCTCATCGCCTTCTTCGTCTACATGGCCTCGAGGGCCGACGCCGAGGCCACCCTCCTGGCCCAGGCCCTGGAGGGCCTGAAGGTGAAGGACCTGATGACCCAAGACCCCATCGCCCTTCCCCCAAGCCTCACCGTGGCCGAGCTCCTGGAACGCTCCCTCCTCCACAAGGTCTCCGGCTTCCCCGTGGTGGAAGAGGGGCGGGTCTTGGGCGTGGTGGGGCTGGAGGGGCTGGAAGGGGCCGACCCCAGGGCCCCCGTAGCGCGCTACCTCCAGCCTCCCCTCTTCCTCTCCCCCGAGGACACGGCCCTAAGCGCCCTGGAGCGCATGGCCGAGCGGGGGTACGCCAGGGCCCTCGTCCTGGAGGAAGGGCGGCTGGTGGGCGTCCTCAGCAAGACCGATCTCCTCAGGGCCTTCCAGGCGAGGCTTCTGGGCCTTTCCTCCCTTGACAGGGGCCCGGGGCCGGGGTAG
- a CDS encoding MraY family glycosyltransferase, giving the protein MAPSDLPEFLHRLGVANPYGRGWLTVLLVFFLALLFTWRFLPHVRRFALKVGWADLPNERRLNREPLPNAGGLAVYAGVVLALVVAAFLRPILVESVLIQVLAILLGGAWLVLVGFIDDQFGLPPLFRLFVQTLAALLLVAVGVRFEAAFGTPLDPALGLFLTWLWVVGITNALNLMDGLDGLAGGIAYISAMSLLFVSAQFPYWAAGTLVLSALAGASLGFLRHNLHPSRIILGDAGAYFLGYTLAATALLGNLKLTTFLGLLPPALFLLLPILDTTQVVVRRLLRGQNPLSTPGKDHLHHRLLARGLSQRRVAFLLWGAALFFNLLAMIYLGMPWEAILASLLATSLGLAWVTYRRLRALWRGE; this is encoded by the coding sequence ATGGCACCAAGTGACCTGCCGGAGTTCCTCCACCGCCTGGGCGTGGCCAACCCCTACGGGCGAGGCTGGCTCACCGTCCTCCTCGTCTTTTTCCTGGCCCTCCTCTTCACCTGGCGCTTCCTGCCCCACGTGCGCCGCTTCGCCCTAAAGGTGGGCTGGGCCGACCTGCCCAACGAAAGGCGGCTCAACCGGGAGCCCCTCCCTAACGCCGGGGGGCTCGCCGTCTACGCCGGGGTGGTGCTCGCCTTGGTGGTGGCGGCCTTCTTAAGGCCCATCCTGGTGGAAAGCGTCCTCATCCAGGTCCTCGCCATCCTCCTGGGCGGGGCCTGGCTCGTGCTCGTGGGCTTCATTGACGACCAGTTCGGCCTTCCTCCCCTCTTTCGCCTCTTCGTCCAGACCCTGGCCGCCCTCCTCCTCGTGGCCGTGGGGGTGCGGTTTGAGGCGGCCTTCGGCACCCCCTTGGACCCCGCCTTGGGCCTCTTCCTCACCTGGCTTTGGGTGGTGGGCATCACCAACGCCCTCAACCTCATGGACGGCCTGGACGGCCTCGCCGGGGGCATCGCCTACATCAGCGCCATGAGCCTCCTTTTCGTCTCCGCCCAGTTCCCCTACTGGGCGGCGGGGACGCTGGTGCTTTCCGCCCTGGCGGGGGCCTCCTTGGGCTTCCTCCGGCACAACCTCCACCCGAGCCGCATCATCCTGGGGGACGCGGGAGCCTACTTCCTGGGCTACACCCTGGCCGCCACTGCCCTCCTCGGCAACCTCAAGCTCACCACCTTTTTGGGCCTCCTCCCCCCAGCGCTTTTCCTCCTCCTCCCCATACTGGACACCACCCAGGTGGTGGTGCGGAGGCTCCTCAGGGGGCAGAACCCCCTTTCCACCCCCGGCAAGGACCACCTCCACCACCGGCTCCTGGCCCGGGGGCTTTCCCAGAGGCGGGTGGCCTTCCTCCTCTGGGGGGCGGCCCTCTTCTTCAACCTCCTCGCCATGATCTACCTGGGGATGCCCTGGGAGGCCATCCTGGCGAGCCTTCTCGCTACCTCCCTGGGCCTCGCCTGGGTCACCTACCGGAGGCTTAGGGCGCTATGGAGGGGGGAATGA
- the wecB gene encoding non-hydrolyzing UDP-N-acetylglucosamine 2-epimerase: MKRVVLAFGTRPEATKMAPVYLALKEIPGLKPLVLLTGQHREQLRQALSLFGVQEDRNLDVMQERQALPDLAARILPQAARALKEMAADYVLVHGDTLTTFAVAWAAFLEGIPVGHVEAGLRSGNLKEPFPEEANRRLTDVLTDLDFAPTPLAKANLLKEGKREEGILVTGQTGVDAVLLAAKLGRLPEGLPEGPYVTVTMHRRENWPLLPQLAQALKRVAEAFPHLTFVYPVHLNPVVREAVFPVLKGVRNFVLLDPLEYGSMAALMRASLLLVTDSGGLQEEGAALGVPVVVLRNVTERPEGLKAGILKLAGTDPEGVYRVVKGLLENPEELSRMRKAKNPYGDGKAGLRVARGVAWRLGLGPRPEDWRP, translated from the coding sequence ATGAAGCGGGTGGTCCTCGCCTTCGGCACGCGGCCCGAGGCCACCAAGATGGCCCCCGTGTACCTGGCCCTCAAGGAGATCCCGGGCCTGAAGCCCCTCGTCCTCCTCACGGGCCAGCACCGGGAGCAACTGCGGCAGGCCTTAAGCCTCTTCGGGGTCCAGGAGGACCGAAACCTGGACGTGATGCAGGAGCGCCAGGCCCTCCCCGACCTCGCCGCCCGCATCCTCCCCCAGGCGGCCCGGGCCCTCAAGGAGATGGCGGCGGACTACGTCCTCGTCCACGGGGACACCCTCACCACCTTCGCCGTGGCCTGGGCGGCCTTTCTGGAAGGGATCCCCGTGGGCCACGTGGAGGCGGGCCTAAGGAGCGGCAACCTCAAGGAGCCCTTCCCCGAGGAGGCGAACCGCCGCCTCACCGACGTCCTCACCGACCTGGACTTCGCCCCCACCCCCCTCGCCAAGGCGAACCTCCTCAAGGAGGGGAAGCGGGAGGAGGGGATCCTGGTCACGGGCCAGACCGGGGTGGACGCGGTGCTCCTGGCCGCCAAGCTCGGGCGGCTTCCCGAGGGGCTGCCCGAGGGGCCCTACGTGACCGTGACCATGCACCGCCGGGAGAACTGGCCCCTCCTCCCCCAGCTCGCCCAGGCCCTCAAAAGGGTGGCCGAGGCCTTTCCCCACCTCACCTTCGTCTACCCGGTGCACCTGAACCCCGTGGTGCGGGAGGCGGTCTTCCCGGTGCTCAAGGGGGTGAGGAACTTCGTGCTCCTGGACCCCCTGGAGTACGGCTCCATGGCGGCCCTCATGAGGGCGAGCCTCCTCCTCGTCACGGACTCCGGGGGGCTTCAGGAAGAGGGGGCGGCCCTGGGGGTGCCCGTGGTGGTCCTGAGGAACGTCACGGAGAGGCCCGAAGGGCTTAAGGCCGGGATCCTTAAGCTCGCGGGCACCGACCCCGAAGGGGTCTACCGCGTGGTGAAGGGGCTTTTGGAAAACCCGGAGGAGCTTTCCCGCATGCGAAAGGCCAAGAACCCCTATGGGGACGGGAAGGCGGGGCTCAGGGTGGCGAGGGGCGTGGCCTGGCGGTTGGGCCTTGGGCCTAGGCCCGAGGACTGGCGTCCTTAG
- a CDS encoding TRAP transporter permease has protein sequence MELEAKAPPPTLIGRLTQAVLVLGALYSLYLVLHPFTPLARQEIPILDIVQLQRSTHVLFLLLGGFLVAYTLPERKRTLGAWVYFLLTLIPLYHLLFPPPTGTPLPASVKAVGLLYWAVAALPALLPRLFRPSNLLALPLALLPTLYQLRYFEDLVYRAVLPEPWDVGMSFGLIMLVLGVVYRLLGPVMPVLILFFFAYNLYADRFPGAFQGTPQPLDLLLGKTFNETEAGIYGLITGVSAKYLVYFTLLSGMIAALGLGKVVANMALALVGKHPATPGRVTGIASVFMGMFSGSGAADTQFVAALTKPLYERAGYDRLIAAGLVATAGTIALITPPVLGSIAFIMVEILQISLLKVIVMAIGPALLYLTTVLAFNEFYARKAGLAPVAPELGMGRRAYVLRYSYIFLPILLIVAMLYLGYEVRTAASLALVLFVALAYLDPTLRPKGIAPIFQGLAEGFRTLLPIGTAVTAANLIFANMVISGLPSKFSQLLQQVSGESLLLATLITAVFSLVLGMGVPPTATYVLTSALTAPAIISLAAKNFAAEGLGQEAAQQAALLATHMFLFYYAVLADVTPPVALSAYAAASVFGTNPLQTGIYAARVALSKYLVGFFFLLAYSGTALLILPVLETAPPEKAWPLILWRFLAVGLGVVYLSASGAGYTRRVLARWEAWALGVLAFLLFVPHPYLNLAAFLLGLLFFRKGKA, from the coding sequence ATGGAGCTAGAAGCCAAAGCCCCCCCTCCCACCCTCATCGGAAGGCTCACCCAGGCGGTCCTCGTCCTGGGGGCCCTCTACAGCCTCTACCTGGTCCTCCACCCCTTCACCCCCTTGGCCCGGCAGGAGATCCCCATCCTGGACATCGTCCAGCTTCAGCGGAGCACCCACGTCCTCTTCCTCCTCCTAGGGGGGTTCCTCGTGGCCTACACTCTCCCCGAGCGCAAAAGGACCCTCGGGGCCTGGGTCTACTTCCTCCTCACCCTCATCCCCCTCTACCACCTCCTCTTCCCCCCGCCCACGGGCACGCCCCTCCCAGCAAGCGTGAAGGCGGTGGGCCTCCTCTACTGGGCGGTGGCCGCCCTCCCCGCCCTCCTTCCCCGCCTCTTTCGGCCCTCCAACCTCCTCGCCCTGCCCCTCGCCCTCCTGCCCACCCTGTACCAGCTCCGCTACTTTGAGGATTTGGTCTACCGGGCCGTGCTGCCGGAACCCTGGGACGTGGGCATGTCCTTCGGCCTCATCATGCTGGTCCTGGGGGTGGTCTACCGCCTCCTGGGCCCGGTGATGCCCGTCCTCATCCTCTTCTTCTTCGCCTACAACCTCTACGCCGACCGCTTCCCCGGGGCCTTCCAGGGCACGCCCCAGCCCCTGGACCTCCTCCTCGGCAAAACCTTCAACGAGACGGAGGCGGGGATTTACGGCCTCATCACCGGGGTCTCCGCCAAGTACCTGGTCTACTTCACCCTGCTTTCCGGGATGATCGCCGCCTTAGGCCTCGGCAAGGTGGTGGCCAACATGGCCCTGGCCCTGGTGGGCAAGCACCCCGCCACCCCCGGGCGGGTCACGGGCATCGCCAGCGTCTTCATGGGCATGTTCTCCGGAAGCGGGGCCGCCGACACCCAGTTTGTCGCCGCCCTCACCAAGCCCCTTTACGAGCGGGCGGGCTACGACCGCTTGATCGCCGCGGGGCTCGTGGCCACCGCCGGGACCATCGCCCTCATCACCCCGCCCGTTTTGGGCTCCATCGCCTTCATCATGGTGGAGATCCTCCAGATCTCCCTCCTCAAGGTCATCGTCATGGCCATCGGCCCCGCCCTCCTCTACCTCACCACCGTCCTCGCCTTCAACGAGTTCTACGCCAGGAAGGCGGGGCTCGCCCCCGTGGCCCCCGAGCTTGGCATGGGCCGGCGGGCCTACGTCCTCCGCTACAGCTACATCTTCCTCCCCATCCTCCTCATCGTGGCCATGCTCTACCTGGGGTACGAGGTGCGCACCGCGGCGAGCCTCGCCCTCGTCCTCTTCGTGGCCCTGGCCTACCTGGACCCCACCCTGAGGCCCAAGGGGATCGCCCCCATCTTCCAGGGCCTCGCCGAGGGCTTCCGCACCCTGCTTCCCATCGGCACCGCCGTGACCGCGGCCAACCTCATCTTCGCCAACATGGTCATCTCCGGCCTCCCCTCCAAGTTCAGCCAGCTTCTGCAGCAGGTCTCGGGGGAAAGCCTCCTCCTCGCCACCCTGATCACCGCGGTCTTCAGCCTCGTCCTGGGGATGGGCGTGCCGCCCACGGCCACCTACGTCCTCACCTCCGCCCTCACCGCCCCGGCCATCATTAGCCTGGCCGCCAAGAACTTCGCCGCCGAGGGGCTAGGCCAGGAGGCCGCCCAGCAGGCCGCCCTCCTCGCCACCCACATGTTCCTCTTCTACTACGCCGTCCTCGCCGACGTGACCCCGCCCGTGGCCCTCTCCGCCTACGCCGCCGCCAGCGTCTTCGGCACCAACCCCCTCCAGACCGGCATCTACGCCGCCCGTGTGGCCCTCTCCAAGTACCTGGTGGGCTTCTTCTTCCTCCTCGCCTACTCCGGCACCGCCCTCCTCATCCTGCCCGTCCTGGAAACCGCCCCGCCCGAGAAGGCCTGGCCCCTCATCCTCTGGCGCTTCCTCGCCGTGGGGCTTGGGGTGGTCTACCTCTCCGCCTCGGGGGCCGGGTACACGCGGAGGGTCCTGGCCCGCTGGGAGGCCTGGGCCCTGGGGGTGTTGGCCTTCCTTCTCTTCGTCCCCCACCCCTACCTGAACCTCGCCGCCTTCCTCCTCGGGCTCCTCTTCTTCCGCAAGGGCAAGGCTTGA
- a CDS encoding TAXI family TRAP transporter solute-binding subunit — protein sequence MKRSLILLALLLLAPALAQKPKVVIGTGSTGGVFFYYGTALADILNKAGAVEAQPVQTGGSYDNLQLLRDRTNPQANTFYCALTTTDSAYVAYTGEEPRFKERPAKNQRVLFYMYPSFIHLVTTEKSGIKVVQDLKGKRVSTGQPGSSTENLALLVLQGAGVKPESFAKRERLPVAEGAKALAEGTLDAFFWVGGVPTSSIVELSQTLARKGDRIHLVPIDPKSTTAQVAMKRFPGLVEPYKVPKGVYNTRTDVPGLATGNILVCPDTLPAEAAYAIMKATFENLDTLRTAVAAAKDTSLEAAAKLYGKLPIPFHPGAERYLKEKGLVK from the coding sequence ATGAAGCGAAGCCTTATCCTCTTGGCCCTGCTTCTCCTGGCCCCAGCCCTCGCCCAGAAGCCCAAGGTGGTCATCGGCACGGGCAGCACCGGGGGCGTGTTCTTCTACTACGGCACCGCCCTGGCGGACATCCTCAACAAGGCGGGGGCGGTGGAGGCCCAGCCGGTGCAGACCGGAGGCTCCTACGACAACCTCCAGCTCCTCCGCGACCGCACCAACCCCCAGGCGAACACCTTCTACTGCGCCCTCACCACCACGGACTCCGCCTACGTGGCCTACACCGGGGAAGAGCCCCGCTTCAAAGAACGCCCGGCCAAGAACCAGCGGGTCCTCTTCTACATGTACCCCTCCTTCATCCACCTGGTGACCACGGAGAAGTCCGGGATCAAGGTGGTGCAGGACCTCAAGGGGAAGCGGGTCTCCACGGGCCAGCCCGGCTCCAGCACCGAGAACCTGGCCCTTCTGGTTCTCCAGGGAGCAGGGGTAAAGCCGGAGAGCTTCGCCAAGCGGGAGCGCCTGCCCGTGGCCGAGGGGGCTAAGGCCCTGGCCGAGGGCACCCTGGACGCCTTCTTCTGGGTGGGGGGCGTGCCCACGAGCTCCATCGTGGAGCTCTCCCAGACCCTGGCCCGCAAAGGGGACCGCATCCACCTCGTCCCCATAGACCCCAAGAGCACCACGGCCCAGGTGGCCATGAAGAGGTTCCCCGGCCTGGTGGAGCCCTACAAGGTGCCCAAGGGCGTCTACAACACCCGCACCGACGTTCCGGGCCTGGCCACGGGGAACATCCTGGTTTGCCCGGACACCCTCCCCGCCGAAGCCGCCTACGCCATCATGAAGGCCACCTTTGAGAACCTGGACACCCTGCGCACCGCCGTGGCCGCCGCCAAGGACACGAGCCTCGAGGCCGCCGCCAAGCTCTACGGCAAGCTCCCCATCCCCTTCCACCCCGGGGCGGAGCGCTACCTGAAGGAGAAGGGCCTGGTCAAGTAA
- the upp gene encoding uracil phosphoribosyltransferase, whose translation MRITLVDHPLVQHKLAHLRDKRTGPKDFRELAEEIAMLMAYEAMRDLELTETTVETPIAPARVKVLSGKKLALVAILRAGLVMVEGILKLVPHARVGHIGLYRDPESLKPVQYYAKLPPDIAERRVFLLDPMLATGGSASHALSLLKERGATGIKLMAILAAPEGLERIAKDHPDTEVVVAAIDERLNEHGYIVPGLGDAGDRIYGTK comes from the coding sequence ATGAGGATCACCCTGGTGGACCACCCCCTGGTCCAGCACAAGCTGGCCCACCTCCGGGACAAGCGCACGGGGCCCAAGGACTTCCGGGAACTCGCCGAGGAGATCGCCATGCTCATGGCCTACGAGGCCATGCGGGACCTGGAGCTCACCGAGACCACCGTGGAAACCCCCATCGCCCCCGCCCGGGTCAAGGTGCTCTCCGGCAAGAAGCTCGCCCTGGTGGCCATCCTACGGGCGGGGCTTGTGATGGTGGAGGGGATTTTGAAGCTCGTCCCCCACGCCCGGGTGGGGCACATCGGCCTCTACCGGGACCCCGAGTCCTTAAAGCCCGTGCAGTACTACGCCAAGCTCCCCCCGGACATCGCCGAAAGGCGGGTCTTCCTCCTGGACCCCATGCTCGCCACGGGGGGAAGCGCAAGCCACGCCCTCTCCCTCCTCAAGGAGCGGGGGGCCACGGGGATTAAGCTCATGGCCATCCTCGCCGCCCCCGAGGGCCTGGAGCGCATCGCCAAGGACCACCCCGACACCGAGGTGGTGGTGGCGGCCATAGACGAGCGCCTAAACGAGCACGGCTACATCGTCCCCGGCCTTGGCGACGCTGGGGACCGGATCTATGGCACCAAGTGA